From the Sediminispirochaeta bajacaliforniensis DSM 16054 genome, the window AACGGGATTTCCACCTGAGCGAGGGGATCGTAAACCTCGCTCGCCCCGAAGCCCATCTGAAATGAGAAAAACTGACCGGCAACCAGAAAAATGGTAAAAATCACCGTCATCATAAATCCGATTACCACCCCGATAAGGGCCTCTCCCAAAAGGAGCATAGCGTATTGGAGAGCAGCCTCGGGAACAGGATAACCGGCTTCTGCCACCCATGGGTAGATGATAATCGAAGAAAGGAGTGCCAAAACCACGCGAACGACTCCGGGAACGGTGCTGCTGGACATGACAGGGGCAACCGCCAGCATTGCAAATATGCGGGCGAAGAGAAGGAGAAGAAGCTGTGCACTACCGGTCAGGGCATCGATATTCAAGGCTTACACTATCCTCCTATCCTGGGGATCACCATAAACAAATCTATGGTAAAGGTTTTGAGTGTCTGAAGCATCCAGGGACCGAAAACAGCGAGCGCCAGCAGAATAGCGGCGATCTTCGGCACAAAGGTGAGGGTTTGTTCCTGAATCGAGGTCGTCGCCTGAAAAATGGAAATGATGAGACCGACCCCGACCCCGATCAGAAGAACGGGACCGGAGAGCACCAAAATCTGAAAAACAGCACTTCGAATAAGCTCTATTGCAAAACCCAACGACACCTTTCACCTCCCTATTTAAAACTGAGGATCAATTGCTGTGTAATAAGATCCCATCCGTCGACAAGCACGAAAAGGATCAACTTAAACGGCAAAGAAATCATGACCGGCGGCAACATAATCATACCCATGGACATAAGGGTCGAGGCAACCACCATATCGATGATGATAAACGGAACAAACAGCAATATGCCGATCTTAAAGGCTACGGTCAGTTCATGAAGCACAAAGCTGGGAATAAGAACGTAGGTGGGAACCTGGGAGAAATTTTCCGGTTTTCCTAATCCCCGCATACGCATAAAGAGCTGAATATTCTCATGATCACCGTCCATCTGGCGATACATAAAGAGTCGCAAAGGCGCAGCAGCCTCATCGTACATCTCCCGGATGCCGATCTCGCCATCGGCGAAGGGACGAAAGGAGTTTTGATATATCTGTTCTCCCGTCGGCCACATGATGAATATCGTCAAAAAAATCGCCACCCCCATCATTACCTGATTTGGAGGCACCTGCTGAAGAGAGAGGCTTCGCTTTATAAAATCGAAAACAATGGCGATGCGAAGAAAGCAGGTGGTAAGAATGATGATCGAAGGGGAAAGGGTAATGACCGCAAGCAAAAGCAGAAGCTGTATCGAGAGGGCCACCTCCTGATTGCTCTGTGGTTCGCGAACCGTAAGATCGATAAAGGGAACGGTAATGCCGTTGTCGCTACGTTCGGTAGGCCGCTCTTGTGCAAAGGAGCTACCGCCGACAACGAAAAGTAAAAACAGAAGAATAACCGTTATGCGCTTTTTCATAGCTTTTTCAACCGGTCCCGCTGTTTTTGAAGGAAAAGGGCCCCGGAATCTCCACCGTTTCCCCGGGCTGCATCACCGAAAATTGAACGAAAGGTACCGGCAAAGCTCTTCCCGTCTGCCTTTCTGCCGGACTCGAAGAGAGCTATGCGATCAAGGGTTTCTTTGTCTTCCACCTTGGAAACAAGACTCACACCGCCATCGGCGGAACCGATAAGAAAGACCTCGTTTCCGACACCGACAAGATGAAGTGCACGGCTACCGGAAAGTGGCTGGCTTGCAAGAAGCGTAATCAATTCACCGCCCCCGCTCTTCGGATTACCGATTCGCTTGAGAAAGAGAAAAAGAACATAGATAACGGCTATGACGGCGGCAAGGACCAGCACCATCCGAAGAAAATCCCAGACCGAAAAAGTCGTCAGCTCACTTTCCAGCTGAACGGCAGGCTGCTGGGCATCATTGACAACCAAGTCCTGTTCGTCGACCGGTACATTCTCCTGAGCGTTTAGCGGCTGAGTATCTTCCGATTCCTGAGAAAAAAGAGTAAAGGGCGCTATCATGGCTGTACAAAAGATAAGAGCCAGGACCACCCCTTTGAGTGTCCAATTCATCTATTCCCCTCCCGTTTGCCGCATCGTTCCCCGTTCGATGCGGCTTGTCGATGAATCTAACGCATCACGAAAACCCCTCCACCCTATCCATGGGCGAAACGATCTCCGTAACACGAACGCCGAAGTTTTCGTCGATGACGACGACCTCTCCCTTGGCGATTAATTTATGATTTACCAATATATCTACCGGTTCACCGGCAAGCTTATCAAGTTCGATGATGGTTCCCTCTCCCATCCCCAGGATATCTTTGATGAGCCGTTTTGTCCTTCCCAACTCAACGGTCATCTCCATGTAAACATCCATCAGCAAACCGATATTACCCTGTTCGCCGCTTACCATCTGGGGATTCAGCGGAGGAAACTGCACAGGCTGCACATTGGCCTGGTTGTACATTCCCTGACCGCCTCCGTAACCGGGCATGGCACCCATGCCCATATTATTCATACCCATATTCCCCATGTTTGCACCGCCCATGGACCCAGGAGCTCCGCCCTGGACCTGAGATTGCTGGTTCATATTCATGCCGGACTGCGGGGCCTGAGCAGGCCCGCCCGATGCGCCGAGGATTTCCTGCACGGCACCAACGGAAAAAATCTCGTAGAGATAACTGGGCGGAGTATCGTCGATAACCAGGGGATAGCTGGCACGAACCAGCGATGAACCTGCCGGAACACGAATATCGGACGAATCAATCAGTTTGGTATCACCGGGAGCATTCATTACGGTTTTACCGATGGAATCCCCGATCACCGTGGCCGCGGAACCGGCAAGGGTGTTACCAGCCTCCTCAATGGCAGATAAGGCCGCCTCATTGAGTTCGACCCCCTCCTGGCCCATCATCTTTCCGGCTATCTGAACGGCAATGTCCTCCGGAATGAGATAGGAATGCTCCCCGGAAATACCGTCGCTATAATCAATCTTAATCTCGACAAGCCGATCAGGAAGGCCGGAACCCGCCTCGCCGGGAGAGAGTACCTCTACCTTCGGGGCCTTGAGGTCGACATTCTCATCGATCATTCCCGAGAGATTAGAGGCCTGGGGGCCCACGATTCCGCCAAGCAATTCCGCAAAGCGGTTCCTCTCCTGAGGCGAAAGCCCCTGATCGGCCCCGCTGTCCGCAGCACCGAAGTCCATTCCTCCGCCCTGAAGCAGAGCATCAATTTCGTCTTGTGAGAGAGAGCCGTCGCTCATGCTATTCCCCTTCCTCGGCTACAAGCTCTTCGAACTCTTCCTTGCCGAGTTCCTCGAGTCTGTGCACTATCTGTACCGCAACCTTGTTCCCGACAAGGCCGGGGCGGCACTCAAACTTCTTTCGGTTTCCGATTTTGATGGTCATCGGATCCCCTACCCGTATATCCGGCAGCCGGATGACATCTCCCGCCCGAAGACTCAAGACATCCCGTACGGTAAGATTCATTTCGCCGATCTCGGCGACCACCGGGATGGCCACGGTCGAAAGGCGATCTTTTAATATATTGAGGTTCTCGGTGGTGGCGCCACTGCGAACCGAAGAGTACATATACTGGGCCGACAGTTTCGAAATGATCGGCTCAATGGTCAGGTAGGGAATACAGAAGTTCATCATACCTTCCACCTCACCCACCTTCGTCTCAAGGGTAACAAGGACAACCATCTCCGTGGGGGGCACAATCTGGGCAAACTGCGGATTCGTTTCGATTTGTCCCAGACGGGGACGGAGGTCGATCACCTGACTCCACGCTTCCCGCAGGTTTCCCAGTATCCGAACAATGATTCCTTCCATTACCGTCTGCTCAATATCGGTAAGATCACGATTTACCTTGCTTCCTTCGCCCTGGCCGCCCATGAGGCGGTCGATCACCGAAAAAGTGATTGCAGGATCGATCTCCAGCACCGCCGACCCCTTCAACGGGTCCATATTGATAATCCCGAGGGTAGTTGGGTTTGGGATGGAGCGAATAAACTCCTCGTAGGTAAGCTGATCTACCGAAGCAACATGGACATGGACCATACTTCGAAGCTGGGCCGAAAGCGCAGTAGTTGTCAAACGGGCAAAGGTCTCGTGCATGATGGAGACCGTACGGATCTGCTCCTTGGAAAATTTATCAGGACGTTTGAAATCGTAGATCTTGATCTTGCGCTGATCCTGGACCTGAGTAACCGATTCGGTCTCAATCTCTCCGCTCGAGATGGCGGTGAGCAGCTGATCAATTTCGTCCTGGGAGAGAACCTCGTTCATTCGCCCTTCCTAAAACTCCATGACATTGAAGGAGAGGAACACCACATCCTTCACATAGGGTTTATCCATCATCTTGTTGATCATCTCTTTCAATTCGTTCTTCAGCTGCGGCTCGTAGTTGGCGTTCAACTCCGCTTCCAGCTTCCTGGAAAAAAAGTAGCGTGTCTGATCTACAATCTGCTCGCGGCGCTGGTTGATCTCGTTCTGAGCGTTTTTATTGTCCATGTCATAACCAAGCTTGATGGAGACAATAACCGTCGCAGGATTTTCATCGCTTGTCCGGGTACGGATTTCACCTACATCGTACCACTGCAAAATCGGCTGAACCTGCTGGTACGCCTCGGAGGGGGACGGATAGGCCTCGGCCTTCGGCCCCTTGGTCATGACGCTGACGGTAATGAACACAACGGTTACGATAAAGATGATGGCTGCAAGCCCGAGGGCTACCCATTTGAGAATTTTGAGAATAGCTGCGGGAACAAAGCCCGGCTTTCCACCGCCTCCGGCATCGCCGCCGCCTATTTCTTCATCGACAAATACTTCTTCATCGCCCATCACACGCTCCTGAAGCTCATATCAGGAAAATTTTACCAGAGAAGCGGGATTATTGCAAACCCCGCTTTCACCAACTTATATCCTCGGAAGGATCAAAGGTGTCCATCGGAGAGTATAATGATATCGACCCTCCGATTATAGGCCTTTCCTTCCTCGGTAGTCTCCGAAGCGAGGGGGACCGTATCTGCGAACCCCGCCACCTGAAACTGATTCTCGGTTACGCCGAAATCAACCAAATAGTGCAGAACATTGGTTGCCCGATCCGTCGAAAGCTCCCAATTGGTCGGCCATGGGCCGGTGGGGTCGGTAGGGGTCGAATCGGTATGCCCCTCTATTCGGAACTTCCTGCCCGGCATGGATCGCAGCAGAGCCGAAAGCTTCTGAAGGGTCTCGCGGCTCTCCTCGATCTGAACCTCGGCACTGGCCGGCTTAAAAAAAGCATCGGAGGCAAGGGTTATGATCAATCCCCGCTCATCCTGCTGTACCCGGACCTTCTGACTTTTGATCTCCGGCTCAAACTGGCTTATTGCCTTGCGCCTCGCCTCGTCCAGAGCCCGCCCACGATTGGTCGAGGGAAGGGACATGATCATGTTTCCGAGTTCGGCCAGCTTTCCCTCCTGAAGGGTCTGACCGCCGGTATACATTCCCAGACCGCTGAAGGCGGCCAGGATCAAATTCATCTTTGAATCGTCCGGGGTCGAGGTAGTGTAAAGCATGACGAAAAACGTAAGAAGAAGCGTTACCATGTCCCCATAGGTGTTCATCCACGCCGGAGAACCTGTGGGACATTTCTTCTTCTTTTTTTTCGGCCCATCTGCCATAGTATACCCCGTTACTCCTGCATCATCACGTCAAGCATCTCTTTTCTCTTTGCCGGCTCAAGGAAGGAGATCAATTTGTACTTGAGAATATTAGGGTTGTCCCCGGCCTGTATGGAGAGGATTCCCTCGATCATGATATCCCTGCTCAGTCGTTCCGCCTTGTCTCTGTCTTCGAGCTTATTCTTAAAGGGAATGAACAGAAGGTTGGCCAGGAATGAACCGTACAACGTAGTGATAAGGGCGGTCGCCATACCGGAACCGATAGCATCAGGATCGTCGAGGTTGGCAAGCATGGCGATAAGCCCGATCAGAGTTCCGATCATTCCGAAGGCGGGAGTCAGGGCACCCCAGTCATCAAATATCTTGATACCGACTGCATGGCGTTCCTCCAGCTGTCCCACATCGTTGTAGAGGATGGACTTTATCAGTTCGGGATCCGTCCCGTCGACCACCAGCTGTATACCGTTTTTGAGAAACTCATCCTCCACCTCTTCGATATCATCCTCCAGGGCAAGCAAGCCCTCTCGGCGTGCCCGCTCCGAAAAGTTTACCAGGGTGGTGATCGTTTTCTCGACCTCGTAGTTGGGGACTTGAATGGCGTGACGGACATACTTCATGACTCCGAGAATCCTGGGAAGGGGGTTCGAGACCATCAAACCGGCAAAGGAACCGCCAAGGACGATCAAGATAGAAGGAATATCAATGTAGATGCCGACACCGACGCCGCCGATGATGATTCCCATGGCGACCATCGCCACACCGAGGATCAATCCGCCTATTGTAGCTATATCCATTCCCTACTCCTCGTTGCCAAAGGAGCCGATGAGACGCCGGTATTCGACGATTCGATCAATGACGACATCCGCAGTTTCACGAAGGATCAGACGTTTTCCCGAAAGCATGGTCAGCACCGTGTCGGGCACCGCTTCCATCGACTCTATCTGATGAGGGTTAACAAAAAACTCTTTTCCGTTCAGCTGGGTCACCTTGATCATCCAGATCGGCTCCTATTCATAGTATCCTATTAGCGTTTGAGCGTCAGAAGCTCCTGAAGCATCTGATCGCTGGTGGTTATGGTCCTGCTGTTTGCCTGAAAACCACGCTGAGTCACGATCATATCGGTAAACTGTTCAGCAAGGTCCACGTTGCTCATCTCAAGGGCCCCCGCAATCAGCTTACCTTTTCCCGCCACGCCTGATTCTCCGATACGCGCCTCACCGGAGTTGTTCGACACGACAAAGGTGCTCTCGCCGGCCTTCTCCAGGCCTCCGGGATTGGTAAAACTGGCAAGGGCCACCTGCCCCAAGGTTCTGTTCGCACCGTTGGAGTAAACCCCGGTAATGACGCCACTCTGATCAATCTTGAAGCTTTCGAGATACCCCATGCCGTAGCCGTCCTGCTTGAAGGCCTTGGTCGAACTCTTTTCGGCAAACTGGGTAATGGTGTCGACGACGCTTCCTACATCTCCAAGATTGAGAACCATGTCCTGACGAACCGGAGCCCCGGCCTCGGGCGTTGCTCCGGCGACATCGAAGGCGACATTCACCTGGAGGGTTCCGTTATCGATTCTGTCGCCCTGACCGTCGACGGCAGCCTGGAGGGTTCCGAGATTATCAAACTCCACCACAAAGGTGTTGGTATCGTTGTTGGCTTCGCCAATATCAACTTGGGTGTTGGTGGGAGTTTCGGCATCGGGATCAACGGTAACAGAGCCCTGCCACTGATTCTCCGTACCCGCTACACGGGTAAAATTAATACGGAGGGTATGCTCTTCACCGAAACTGTCGTAGATGGTCTTGTCGATACTCCAGGTACCTTGGGCGACATCCGCGGCACCGGCACCGGCAGGAATCAAGGGAGTACGTTTATCCAAGTTACAAGCAAGATCGACTTCACCGGTGGCGCGTGCAGGGTCCTTGCTCCCTACAGGAATAACAAGGTCTTCCACATCGGTAGCGGTATTTATGAAGGTCCGTCCATCGACATCCTGTGCCATCCAGCCCTGGACCCTAAGGCCGTTTGCGGGATTAACCAGCGTACCGTTTTCATCAAGACCAAAGGCTCCGGCCCTGGTGTAGAACTCTTTATCGCCGGAACGTTCAATAAAAAAGCCGTCACCCTGAATGGCGATATCGGTCATGATACCGGTAGTCTGAAGAGACCCCTGGGTGTGGACCGTATCGATGGAGGCCACATTCATCCCCAGACCGACCTGCTTCGGGTTGACACCGCCGACCTCGTCGGTAGGTCTGGCTGCCCCGGACATGGTCTGACTCAAAAGATCCTGAAAGTTGACCCGTCCTTTTTTAAAACCAATGGTATTTACATTCGATATATTATTTCCGATGACGTCCATCCTGGTCTGATGGTTCTGCAGGCCGGAAACACCGGCATAAAGTGATCGCATCATCTGGAAGCCTCCTTGTTGCTCACTGTCTCAACCGAATCGTAGTCATAATAGGTCCCGTTCACCAGCAGTTGGGGATAGTCCTTACCCGAAACAGCCTCCACGGTCCCGTGAATTTTCTGATCACCCTGAAGGATATCAACCTGTCTGCCAATCAGATCATAAGCAGCATTTCGTCCCAAGGTATTCTTGACGGAAACGAACTGCTGGGAAAGGTTATTCATCTGCTCAAGGGAGGAAAACTGAGCCATTTGAGCAATAAACTCCTTGTCTTCCATCGGCTTGGTCGGGTCCTGATACTGAAGCTGTGTAAGCAAAAGCTTGAGAAAATCATCTTTGCCCAGAGACTGATTGAGCCCCTTCCCTTCCGCAAGGGATTTATTCAGGGAATCAACCTGCATCTGCACCTTCAGCTGGTCCTGTCCCGACATGACCGTGCTAAAATCCATCAACCTTCCTCCTCCCGGTCACACGACCAGGTTTATCAAATTCTCTTCGCCGACATTGTATTGATCCGCCGACGCTATGTTCGCATCCATCGCCTCTACCGCAGAAAAACGGTTTCCGTGAAAAGCCGGCGTTTGGGCCTGTTCGGAAGAGGCATCGCCCCTGGCCTGGTCGCCACCGACAAAAACATTCAGCTTCGCCGATTCAAAACCGTTTGCCTCAAAGTTCCGTTCCAACTGTCGCAGGCTTGCTTCAAAGGCGTCCCGTACACTTGTATTGTCGACAAAAATTCTCCCGGCTATATGGTTATCTTCCAATTGAAGCCGAATCCTCACGCTTCCAAGATTTTCTGGATGGAGAATGAGACGGATCTCACCGGCACTGTCGCTTTTGACGACAATCGAAGCCTGCTTTACAATCTTTCCGGAAAGGTCCTGCTGTAACCGCGAAGAAAGGAGTTGGGCAGAACGCTCGACATTTTGAGCTCCTCCCCTTGCCGTCCCGTCGCTCTGGGGAGATAGATGGACATGCATAACCTGATTATGTTCACCGCCGTCGCCCTTAGCCGATAGAGTATCGCCTGTCTTGCCGGCATCCGCCGCATCATGGGATGTATGGACCATGCTGTTCATCCGATCCTTCATCCCCTCTGTTTTCTCTTTTACAAGCGCTGTCGGTTTCGTCGTAGAAGTCAACTTCTGTTTTTCCAAAGCAGAAGTTGATTTTTCGCCTTTCGCCTGCTGCTTCACCTTTTTTCCGGGGACAAGTGCCGATTCCTTTATAACGGTGCTGTGTTCCGCATTCTTTTTTGCAAGCGCCTTAGCATCGTGCTTTTTCTTCGAAGCCGCCTCCGCAGATAGCATTCTCTCGTGCTGGCCGCCATGCTTTCGCAGATCTACGATCCGAAGCTTTGCGCCTTTTTCGTTTTCCTGGGCAAGGTGGAGACGTTCAGCCTTTTCCTGCACCATTTTGCCTTCTTTTGAGGAATTATCAGCTGTTTTTTTCACCGTGTCGGAAAGATCATTCTTTGCCGGGGCATGGGCCTTTTTATCGGTATCCGCTTTAAGAAGATGAAGCCCTATACTATTGAGGTCCCCGGAAGAATCTTTTTTTTCGGACTTTTCAGAACGCTTTTTCTTACTTTCTTCGACGGCTTCCTCATCGCATTTATGCTTCGAAGAGAGCTTTTTACTCCCCGTGTTTTCGGGCAACTCATTCGGCTTCTCTTTCCGTTTTGGTTCTCCCGTTTTCGGGCTTCCTTTTGCTTCGACAGGAGCCGCTTCTGATCTCTTTTTTTCCTCTACTTTTTCTTCTTTTGCGGCAGTGATACGATCGAAATAGCTCCCGAAATTCGCCCCCTCTTCCTCAGAAGAGCGAACCTCTTTGACTCCGGATGCAGTAGAAAGATCGACTCCGGTACTCTTTTCCGAAATCGCCATCATTGGAATCACGTTTCCTCCATACCCGACGTCGGTCAGGGCTTTACGATCATTTTTCTGCTCAGGACAGCGGCACGATCCGCAGGCATCAGGCTCAGCCAGTAGGAGACGGTGGAAGCTTCACCACTTTCCTGGGCTATCTCCTCTACCGTCCGAAGAATATCGATCACATCCTGGTCGTCCATCTCCAAAAGACGGTCGACGGCCTGCTGAGGCGGCATACCGACGTAATATTGGGCTGCCTGTCGCAGGTTCGCTCTTTTATTTTCGTACAGTTTAAGCCTTTGGTTAAACGAATTTTCTTGTTCTTTCAGGCCATTTTCCCGTTCCTGAAGCACTTCCAGTTTTTGCTCGATCTCAGCTTCCCTGGTATCAAGGCCACTCTCCCGCCGATCGAGCTCTTCATCCCTAATATCGAGAGCCTCAAGCTGCTTGGCAAGACGCTCCTTCTCGAGCATAAGGGTGTCCAGATTTTGTGCTTCGGGAGGCTCTTCAGGAACATCCACCCCCACCATATGCAGGACCGGTGCAAAAAGCGGTTTCACCTGAATCAGACCGAGATAATCGAACCAAAGCAGTCCGGAGAAGATCAGGACTATGATGAGAAGAACCAATACAAAGATTCGTGCTCCGGTTTGTGCCGCTGATGCCACAAATTACCTCCCTTGCCTTACTCGTACCGACAAAGAAGAACCAATCTCGTCGAGGCTCCTCTGCTGCACGGCCAGCTCCTGCTTTCTATGAATTTCGGCCTTCCGTTCTTTCAGTTTCTCCAGGACCTTGCGTTTACGGGAAGCCTCAAGGAATTCATGTTGAGCCTCAGCCCGTTTTGCCTCGAGATCTTCCAGTCTGATGGAAAGCTCCTGTCGCTCACATCGCATGCGACGACCGAAATGCTCAATCTCCAGAAGCTCCTCAAGATCGAAGCCCTCTCGTCTGTCGAGAAAACTTTGTCGCTCCTGCATGGTACGCTCTTCGATCTGACGCCTGACGGTAACACATTCTCCAATAATCTTTCCAAGATTGATTTCCTTCTGTCGCTCCTCCCATTGGCGAAGCTCCAGGATAGATTCAAGCGCGAATTGAAACCGTTTCATATGCGTCCAGCTCCTCTTCAGGAATAGGAATTCCCGCAATCTCTCCCATACGGGCTATGGTTTCTCTGATCGGTGCCGCTTCGGTAATACCTTGCCCCAGGAATTCACGAATTGCATCGATCTTTTCTATCGCCTCGTCGATGGCGGAATTGCTGCCTTCGGCATAGGCCCCGACATTGATCAGGTCCTCGGCGTCGGTATAGACCGCAAGAAGCGATCTCAGCTTTCCTGAGGCCTTCTGGACCAAAGGAGAGGTGATCTTCGTTCCGAGACGACTCAAACTGGCAAGCACATCAATGGCAGGATAACGATACGCCTGGGCCAGCTTTCTGCTCAAGACGATATGTCCATCCAGAATACCACGAACGGCGTCGGCAACCGGCTCATCCATATCGTCGCCCTCCACAAGGATGGTATAAAAACCGGTAATAGTTCCCCGCTCTCCTGTCCCACAGCGCTC encodes:
- the fliM gene encoding flagellar motor switch protein FliM, which codes for MNEVLSQDEIDQLLTAISSGEIETESVTQVQDQRKIKIYDFKRPDKFSKEQIRTVSIMHETFARLTTTALSAQLRSMVHVHVASVDQLTYEEFIRSIPNPTTLGIINMDPLKGSAVLEIDPAITFSVIDRLMGGQGEGSKVNRDLTDIEQTVMEGIIVRILGNLREAWSQVIDLRPRLGQIETNPQFAQIVPPTEMVVLVTLETKVGEVEGMMNFCIPYLTIEPIISKLSAQYMYSSVRSGATTENLNILKDRLSTVAIPVVAEIGEMNLTVRDVLSLRAGDVIRLPDIRVGDPMTIKIGNRKKFECRPGLVGNKVAVQIVHRLEELGKEEFEELVAEEGE
- the fliQ gene encoding flagellar biosynthesis protein FliQ; amino-acid sequence: MSLGFAIELIRSAVFQILVLSGPVLLIGVGVGLIISIFQATTSIQEQTLTFVPKIAAILLALAVFGPWMLQTLKTFTIDLFMVIPRIGG
- a CDS encoding flagellar hook-length control protein FliK — encoded protein: MMAISEKSTGVDLSTASGVKEVRSSEEEGANFGSYFDRITAAKEEKVEEKKRSEAAPVEAKGSPKTGEPKRKEKPNELPENTGSKKLSSKHKCDEEAVEESKKKRSEKSEKKDSSGDLNSIGLHLLKADTDKKAHAPAKNDLSDTVKKTADNSSKEGKMVQEKAERLHLAQENEKGAKLRIVDLRKHGGQHERMLSAEAASKKKHDAKALAKKNAEHSTVIKESALVPGKKVKQQAKGEKSTSALEKQKLTSTTKPTALVKEKTEGMKDRMNSMVHTSHDAADAGKTGDTLSAKGDGGEHNQVMHVHLSPQSDGTARGGAQNVERSAQLLSSRLQQDLSGKIVKQASIVVKSDSAGEIRLILHPENLGSVRIRLQLEDNHIAGRIFVDNTSVRDAFEASLRQLERNFEANGFESAKLNVFVGGDQARGDASSEQAQTPAFHGNRFSAVEAMDANIASADQYNVGEENLINLVV
- the flgE gene encoding flagellar hook protein FlgE — its product is MMRSLYAGVSGLQNHQTRMDVIGNNISNVNTIGFKKGRVNFQDLLSQTMSGAARPTDEVGGVNPKQVGLGMNVASIDTVHTQGSLQTTGIMTDIAIQGDGFFIERSGDKEFYTRAGAFGLDENGTLVNPANGLRVQGWMAQDVDGRTFINTATDVEDLVIPVGSKDPARATGEVDLACNLDKRTPLIPAGAGAADVAQGTWSIDKTIYDSFGEEHTLRINFTRVAGTENQWQGSVTVDPDAETPTNTQVDIGEANNDTNTFVVEFDNLGTLQAAVDGQGDRIDNGTLQVNVAFDVAGATPEAGAPVRQDMVLNLGDVGSVVDTITQFAEKSSTKAFKQDGYGMGYLESFKIDQSGVITGVYSNGANRTLGQVALASFTNPGGLEKAGESTFVVSNNSGEARIGESGVAGKGKLIAGALEMSNVDLAEQFTDMIVTQRGFQANSRTITTSDQMLQELLTLKR
- a CDS encoding flagellar FlbD family protein, which gives rise to MIKVTQLNGKEFFVNPHQIESMEAVPDTVLTMLSGKRLILRETADVVIDRIVEYRRLIGSFGNEE
- the fliL gene encoding flagellar basal body-associated protein FliL, encoding MGDEEVFVDEEIGGGDAGGGGKPGFVPAAILKILKWVALGLAAIIFIVTVVFITVSVMTKGPKAEAYPSPSEAYQQVQPILQWYDVGEIRTRTSDENPATVIVSIKLGYDMDNKNAQNEINQRREQIVDQTRYFFSRKLEAELNANYEPQLKNELKEMINKMMDKPYVKDVVFLSFNVMEF
- a CDS encoding motility protein A is translated as MDIATIGGLILGVAMVAMGIIIGGVGVGIYIDIPSILIVLGGSFAGLMVSNPLPRILGVMKYVRHAIQVPNYEVEKTITTLVNFSERARREGLLALEDDIEEVEDEFLKNGIQLVVDGTDPELIKSILYNDVGQLEERHAVGIKIFDDWGALTPAFGMIGTLIGLIAMLANLDDPDAIGSGMATALITTLYGSFLANLLFIPFKNKLEDRDKAERLSRDIMIEGILSIQAGDNPNILKYKLISFLEPAKRKEMLDVMMQE
- the fliP gene encoding flagellar type III secretion system pore protein FliP (The bacterial flagellar biogenesis protein FliP forms a type III secretion system (T3SS)-type pore required for flagellar assembly.); amino-acid sequence: MKKRITVILLFLLFVVGGSSFAQERPTERSDNGITVPFIDLTVREPQSNQEVALSIQLLLLLAVITLSPSIIILTTCFLRIAIVFDFIKRSLSLQQVPPNQVMMGVAIFLTIFIMWPTGEQIYQNSFRPFADGEIGIREMYDEAAAPLRLFMYRQMDGDHENIQLFMRMRGLGKPENFSQVPTYVLIPSFVLHELTVAFKIGILLFVPFIIIDMVVASTLMSMGMIMLPPVMISLPFKLILFVLVDGWDLITQQLILSFK
- a CDS encoding periplasmic-type flagellar collar protein FlbB: MASAAQTGARIFVLVLLIIVLIFSGLLWFDYLGLIQVKPLFAPVLHMVGVDVPEEPPEAQNLDTLMLEKERLAKQLEALDIRDEELDRRESGLDTREAEIEQKLEVLQERENGLKEQENSFNQRLKLYENKRANLRQAAQYYVGMPPQQAVDRLLEMDDQDVIDILRTVEEIAQESGEASTVSYWLSLMPADRAAVLSRKMIVKP
- the motB gene encoding flagellar motor protein MotB, encoding MADGPKKKKKKCPTGSPAWMNTYGDMVTLLLTFFVMLYTTSTPDDSKMNLILAAFSGLGMYTGGQTLQEGKLAELGNMIMSLPSTNRGRALDEARRKAISQFEPEIKSQKVRVQQDERGLIITLASDAFFKPASAEVQIEESRETLQKLSALLRSMPGRKFRIEGHTDSTPTDPTGPWPTNWELSTDRATNVLHYLVDFGVTENQFQVAGFADTVPLASETTEEGKAYNRRVDIIILSDGHL
- a CDS encoding FliO/MopB family protein, with the translated sequence MNWTLKGVVLALIFCTAMIAPFTLFSQESEDTQPLNAQENVPVDEQDLVVNDAQQPAVQLESELTTFSVWDFLRMVLVLAAVIAVIYVLFLFLKRIGNPKSGGGELITLLASQPLSGSRALHLVGVGNEVFLIGSADGGVSLVSKVEDKETLDRIALFESGRKADGKSFAGTFRSIFGDAARGNGGDSGALFLQKQRDRLKKL
- the flgD gene encoding flagellar hook assembly protein FlgD encodes the protein MDFSTVMSGQDQLKVQMQVDSLNKSLAEGKGLNQSLGKDDFLKLLLTQLQYQDPTKPMEDKEFIAQMAQFSSLEQMNNLSQQFVSVKNTLGRNAAYDLIGRQVDILQGDQKIHGTVEAVSGKDYPQLLVNGTYYDYDSVETVSNKEASR
- the fliY gene encoding flagellar motor switch phosphatase FliY, with product MSDGSLSQDEIDALLQGGGMDFGAADSGADQGLSPQERNRFAELLGGIVGPQASNLSGMIDENVDLKAPKVEVLSPGEAGSGLPDRLVEIKIDYSDGISGEHSYLIPEDIAVQIAGKMMGQEGVELNEAALSAIEEAGNTLAGSAATVIGDSIGKTVMNAPGDTKLIDSSDIRVPAGSSLVRASYPLVIDDTPPSYLYEIFSVGAVQEILGASGGPAQAPQSGMNMNQQSQVQGGAPGSMGGANMGNMGMNNMGMGAMPGYGGGQGMYNQANVQPVQFPPLNPQMVSGEQGNIGLLMDVYMEMTVELGRTKRLIKDILGMGEGTIIELDKLAGEPVDILVNHKLIAKGEVVVIDENFGVRVTEIVSPMDRVEGFS